A segment of the bacterium genome:
CAGTGTCCGGCCGGACCGCTCGGCCTCGTCCGCGAAGCAGCGCCCGACCGCTTCGCCAGAAGGATGGATAGTCCCTCGAGCCAGCGCGCAAACCCGCGGGGGCCCCGGGCGTGTACGATCCGTTGCGCGAAGCTCTCGATCGCCGCCCGCATCCCGACGTCCTGCCCGGCGGCTTTGCTCAGGATCCACTTGTGATCGCCCACGTACACGAACACGTCGCCGGGCGACCGGCCCGGAAACAACCGCAGGAGCCGCCGGAACGCGGGGTCCTGGACGGCCGGCAGATAGACGCCGTTGTACCACTCGCGCGCCGCGCTCCGCAGGGAGCGGCCCCGCTGGCGCCGGAAGTCTTCGATCCACCGCAGGAGCTTCGGATACTGGCCGACCTCGTGCAGCACGATCGTCGTGAGGCCGGTCTGCTGCTCGAACCGCACGCGCTCCCGCGCGACGACATCCTCCGGGCGGTCCGTCTCGGAGAGGTACGCCACCACCTCGGCGTCCACGTACTGCTGCCCGACGAGCCGGGCGGCCGCGACCCGGTGGTGGCCGTCGGCGATGAAATACTCGTGCCCGATCCGATAAAGGAGCACGGAAGGCAGCACCTCCCCGCGGTCGAGCGCCCGGACGAGCCGGCGAACGCGAGATGGGGTGAGGCCGCTCCCGGCGCGCAGGCCGCGGGGAAAGTAGCGGGCCCGTCCGACGCTGCCGACGATCTCATCCACCGGCACCGGGATCACCCCAAGCGGTCGGGCGGCGAGAGCGCCGTGCGCCTGCTGGATCTCCTCGAACTCCTTGAGCCGGCGCGGCGTCACGGGATGGTCTGCCGGCGCGCCGGCGCCTCGAGCGGAAGGACCACGGAGCGGTAGGCGTTGACCACGGTGGTCTCTCCCACTACGGTCGCCCGCGCGCCTTGGGGCACATAGGAGAGGTGGTTGTGGCCGTGGATGAAGTAACGCGGCCGCAGCGTCTCGAGGAGCTTCCGAAACGTCCGGTAGCCGGTGTGGGCCAGGTCGGTGCCGTCGTGAATACCGGCGGGGGGCGCGTGCGTGACGATGACGTCCACACCCCCGGCCCGCCACACCAGCGGCCGTGCCCGCAGAACGCGCCACCACATCTCGCGCTCGGTGTACTGCACCCCCTCCCCGTTGTACCACATGCACCCCTCGAACCCCAGCAGGCGCAAGCCGGCCTCGGCGATGACGCGCCCGTCGAGATCGTCGCCGGGAGGCGGAGTCTCCCGGTAGCGGAGATCGTGGTTGCCCCGGACGTAGAGCATCGGGACGGCATACCGGTCGGCGAGCGCCTCGAGGTAATCCGCCGGCAGATCGCCGCAGGAAACGATCAACCGGACTCCGGCGCAGCGCTCGGAACGGACGTCCCCCAGAAGCGCGTCATCGACTTCGTCGCTGACCGCAAGAATGCTCACCCACGTTCCCTCCGGTCGGACAATGTGGGAGGGTTTGACGGCGGGCGGACCGAGCCTTTCACGACGTCATCATGACCCGCATACTCGAAATGTGCGCGGTTGACCACGCCGC
Coding sequences within it:
- a CDS encoding DUF4032 domain-containing protein yields the protein MTPRRLKEFEEIQQAHGALAARPLGVIPVPVDEIVGSVGRARYFPRGLRAGSGLTPSRVRRLVRALDRGEVLPSVLLYRIGHEYFIADGHHRVAAARLVGQQYVDAEVVAYLSETDRPEDVVARERVRFEQQTGLTTIVLHEVGQYPKLLRWIEDFRRQRGRSLRSAAREWYNGVYLPAVQDPAFRRLLRLFPGRSPGDVFVYVGDHKWILSKAAGQDVGMRAAIESFAQRIVHARGPRGFARWLEGLSILLAKRSGAASRTRPSGPAGH
- a CDS encoding metallophosphoesterase; protein product: MSILAVSDEVDDALLGDVRSERCAGVRLIVSCGDLPADYLEALADRYAVPMLYVRGNHDLRYRETPPPGDDLDGRVIAEAGLRLLGFEGCMWYNGEGVQYTEREMWWRVLRARPLVWRAGGVDVIVTHAPPAGIHDGTDLAHTGYRTFRKLLETLRPRYFIHGHNHLSYVPQGARATVVGETTVVNAYRSVVLPLEAPARRQTIP